A segment of the Euzebyales bacterium genome:
GACGACTGCCGGCGGGCGCGTCGCATCCACCTGATGGTGGACACGCTGTCAGACATCCCCGACGAGCGGACGGCGTGGACCGCCGACGCCGAACGGCCGACGTGGCTGACGTCCCTGTCGCGGACCCTGGAGATCATGCCCGAGCAGGTCCTCCAGGACGACATGCGGCGCGTACAGCACGTCAACCACCGCTTCGAACAGCTCGACCAGCTGGTCGAGGTGCTGGCTCCGTACCTCGACGAGGACGCGATCACCGCGCTCCGCGGCGTGTTCGACGACGAGGACCTGCCATCGTCGTCCGACGCGGACGTCGCCTCGGCGCTGCGCGAGGTCGTCAGTCGGGTCGCCGGGCTGCACGGCAAATCACCGGTCCACCTCGACCTCGTGTCGCCGCTGCTGCTGGCCGATCGCCACGAGCGCGACCTGCCGGGCCTGCTGGCCGGCGAGATCATGAGTGACTTCGGCGGGTTCGCCGACAGGCGCCTGCGGCGCAGCGACTTCGCTCTGGGCTACGACTGCCTGCTGGCGTGGCGCCCGCAGGTGACCCCTGCGGACCGGGCGACGCACCCCCTAGTCTTGACGCATGCATCCATTGCGTGCTGAGGATCCCGCCGACGTCATCGTGGCCTGGGAGGCGGTCGAGGACCTGCTGGCGGTCGTGCCGGAGGGCACGGGCAAGGACGTCCTGCGTATGACGGCCGCGGGGTGGTCTGTCGACGAGATCGCCGCGCGCCTCGGGCTGTCCGCAGAGGACGTCAGCGCACACGGCGCACGCGCGCGGGTCCGCGTGCTGACCGCCGCCGTGGCCGACGACGGCATCGAGGCATCCATCGGTTCGTCATGAGCGAACCTGTCTACCTCGAGCAGGGACCGAAGCGGACGTTCGCGTGCGCGGTCGACTGGCCGGGCTGGTGCCGGGTTGCCCGCGGCGACGACACGGCCATCGCGATGCTGGCGGCCTACGCCGACCGGTACGCGGTCGTCGCCGACGAGGCCGGGGTCGCGTTCCCGTTCGCGCACATGGACGCCGACGCCATCGTCCCGCAGCTCATCGTCGTCGAGCACGTCGAAGGCTCCGGCGGCACGGACTTCGGCGCCCCGCTCGCGATCCCCGAGCTGGACGGCGAGCCCCTCGACGCCGCGACCGCGCAGCGTCACGCCGATCTGCTCGCCGCCAGCTGGCGCGTGTTCGACGCGGTCGTCGGCGACGCGCCCGCGGTGCTGCGCAAGGGCCCACGCGGCGGCGGACGCGACCGCGATGAGATCGTCGCCCACGTCGCCGAGTCCGAGCGCTCGTACGCCCGCTCGATCGGCGTCCGCTACACGCCGACGCAGTTCAGTCATGCCGGGGGACAGGCCGCGATGCGCGCCGAGCTGATCGACGTGCTGCGCGCCGCCCGTGACGGCACGCCACCCGCTGGCAAGGGTTGGCCGGCGCGGTACGCATCGCGGCGGATGGCATGGCACGTCCTCGACCACGCGTGGGAGATCGAGGACAAGTCGGGCTGACCGGGGACCGCCCCCCGACGTCCAGCAGCGAGGGACACCGCAGGTCGTCGAGAGACACGCTCGCACCTGTCCCTGGCACACGCACCTGTCCCTGGCCAACCGCACGTGTCCCTGGCACACCGCACGTGTCCCCCGGCGCAGCGCACGTGTCCGCGGCACGGGTCCACCGCAGGCCGGCGCCGCTGCGGTATGGTGCCAGGCCGTGTCGAACCGCTACCCCGATGATGCCCACCCGCCGGCTCGCTCCGCTCGCCCGTACCCCGACGACGTGCTCGCCGCCCGCCGGGCACGGCGCGAGGCCAAGGCACCGGAGGTCACCGCCGAGCCGGGCGTGCGGGCGGAACACCGCGTGACCGGGTTCGGCGGCCAGGTCATCGCCGTGGACTCCACGTCGGTCACGCTGCGCAACATGCACGGCAGGCAACGTCACTTCCGGTTGAGCCCCGGTGCGTTCCGGGTGAACGGACGCACCGTGACGCTCGTGCGACCGCGACCGCGACCGAGGCAGGCGACGCCACGGCGCACGTTCACCGCCTCGGGCTCGGTCGCGTCCGCCCGCACGCAGCCGCGGGTCGCACGCGCCAGCCGCATCTACGTCGAGGGCACCCACGACGCAGAACTGCTCGAGAAGGTGTGGGGTGACGACCTGCGCGACGCCAGCGTCGTCGTGGAGCCACTCGGCGGCATCGATGACCTCGCCGCGGCGGTCCGCGCATTCGGGCCCGGGCCACAGCGTCGCCTGGGCGTGCTCGTCGACCACCTGGTCCCGGGCTCCAAGGAGCAGCGCATCGTCGACGCCGTGACCCATCCGCAGGTGCTCATCACCGGCCACCCCTACGTCGACGTCTGGCAGGGGGTCCGGCCACGGGCGCTGGGCATCGACGCCTGGCCGGTCGTGCCGCGGGGACAGCCGTGGAAGGAGGGCATCTGCGCGGCACTCGGCGTCGACGAGCCTGCGGTGTTCTGGCGCCGCCTGCTGCGCTCCGTCGACAGCTACGCCGACCTCGAGCAGCCCCTGATCGGCGCCGTGGAGCAGCTGCTGGACTTCGTGGCGCCGCCAGAGGAGTGAGCGGCGGCGGCGACCGCCCGCACCTATGATCCCGACGTGGGCGACAGCGCATCCAGACGTGCCGCGGGGCGCCGGCACGCGCGGGTCGCCGCGGCGACCGGCGCGCACCCCAACGCCAGCTTCTGGCTCGACGACGGCGGACCGCCACGGCCATCACTGACCGGAGAGGTCACCGCCGACGTCGCCGTCGTGGGAGCCGGCTACACGGGCCTGTGGACCGCGCTCGCGCTGACCGACCACGACCCGGCCCTGCGCGCGGTCATCCTCGAGGCCAGCCGCGTCGGTCACGGCGCCTCGGGGCGAAACGGCGGGTTCGTCGAGGCGAGCCTGACCCATGGCCTGCACAACGGCCTCGCCCACTTCCCCACCGAGATCGACGAGCTGCTGCGCCTCGGTCGCGAGAACTTCGCCGGCCTGGTCGACGACGTCCGCCGCCACGGCATCGACTGCGACCTCGAGCTCACCGGCACGATCGACGTGGCCACAGCAGCCTGGCAGCTGGACGAGCTCGCTGAATCGGCCGAAGTCCACGCGCAGCTGGGCGAGAAGGCGACGCTCCTGGCCGCCGCGGAGGTCCGCGCCCACCTCGACTCCCCCACCTACCTCGGCGGGCTGGCGCACCCCGACGGAGCGATCGTGCATCCTGGACGGCTGGCCCGCGGGCTGGCCGGCGCACTTGACACCCGTGGCGTCACCATCCACGAGGGCACACCCGTCAGCCGGATCCGCCGGCAGGGTGGTCGCGTCAGGCTCGACACGGTAGGGGGCGTGGTCCTCGCTGACCGCGCGGTGCTCGCGACCAACGCCTACAGCCACCTGCTGCTGCGCCGGACCTCGCGCCACTTCGTGCCGATCTACGACCACATCCTGCTGACCGAGCCGCTGACCCCTGACCAGCGGGCACGGATCGGATGGGCCGGCCGTCAGGGCATCGCCGACAGCGGCAACCAGTTCCACTACTACCGGTTGACCGCCGACGACCGGATCCTGTGGGGCGGTTACGACGCGGTCTACCGGTACGGCAACGCCGTCGGCCCGCGCTTCGACCACCGCCGCGCGACCTATGACCTGCTGGCCCGCCACTTCCGCACCACGTTCCCACAGCTGCACGACCTGCGGTTCGCACGGTGGTGGGGCGGTCCGATCGCCACGACCACCCGGTTCACCGCCGCGTTCGGCGAGGCGCTCGGCGGACGGGTCGTCTATGCGTTGGGCTACACCGGGCTGGGGGTCGCCGCCGCCCGGTTCGCCGGACGTGTCCTGCGCGACAGGCTTCTCGTACCGGACTCGCCGCTGCTCGACCTGCAGCTGGTATCGACGTCGCCGTTCCCGTTCCCGCCGGAGCCACTGCGCTGGACGGGCGTCGAGCTGACGCGCCGTGCCATCGCGCGTTCGGACGGGCGTGGCGGCGTCCGGGGCCCCTGGCTGCGACTGCTCGACCGCTTCGGCATCGGCTTTGACTCCTGAGCGGAGGCCTTTGCTAGGCTGACGACCTCTCGGGGCACATTGGCTCAGTTCCATGACATCTCCTCCCTCATCCGGCGCGTACGGGCATGGCTCCGGATCGGCACGGCCCCAACGGCGGCGCAGACGTCAGCGGTGGTCGCGCGCGACGATGGCCATCGTCGGCGTGGCCTTCATGCTGTCGGTCTTCGCGGGAGTGCTCGTCGGCACCTGGCTGCGCCCTGACGGGTCCGCGCCGGCGGCAGCTGCAAACGCCTGCGACGCCGTGACCCTCAGGGTCTACGCGTCACCTGACATCGCGGGCGTGCTGTCGGACCGGATCGCCGAGTTCCGCGGCAACGCCGAGGACGAGTGTGACGCCTTCCAGGTGATCGCCGACTCCTCCGCCGACGTCGTCGACGACCTGGCCGACGGCTGGGACCAGAGCGCCGACGGCCCACCACCCGACGTGTGGATCCCCGAGGCGACGTCGTGGGTCCAGCTGCTGCGGGCCACGGAGACCGGTGCCACGCTCGTCGGTGACGACACGCCGTCGATCGCGCGGTCCCCCACCGTGGTCGCCATGCCCCGTCCGATGGCCAAGGTGCTGGGCTGGCCGAGAGCGCAGCTGAGCTGGGCGGACCTGGCCGACCTGATCTCCGAGCCCGAGGGCTGGAAGGCGCACGGCCACGAGGAGTGGGGCCCCTTCAAGTTCGGCCTGACCACGCCGCGGCGGTCCGCGGCGGCGGCCCAGTCGATCATCTCCGTTGGTGCGGCGCTCGGCGGTGTGTGGGCGGACGAACTGTCCGCCGAGAGCGTCCAGCGCGATCGCGTGCGCCTGAACCTGCTGCAGCTGGAGCGCTCGGTCGCCCGCACGGACAACACCACCCTCGAGCAGCTCTCGGGACTGCGCCGCGCCGACCGGGCCGGTGTCGGGCTCGACTTCGTGTCGGCGTTCCCCATCGACGAGCGGCAGGTGTGGCGCTACAACGCGGGCCTGCCGCCCGGTACCGCCGACGACGACATGCGCCTGAGCAAGCCGAAGGTGCCGCTGGCGGCCTGGTACCCACCCGAGGGAAGCCTCGCGCTCGACTACCCGTTCGTGGTGCTCGAGGGAGACTGGGTCGACGAGGAGCGCCGTGAGCGGGCGCTGGAGTTCCTCGCCATCCTCCAGGGCGAGGAGACCCAGAACCGGCTGTTGGAGCTGGGGTTCCGCGGCGCCGACGGCGAGGTCGGCGACGTGCTGCGCAGGGCAAAGGGCATCGCGGTCGACCGTGCCGGCACCCAGGTCCAGCCGCCACGGCCCAAGGTCGTCCAGCAGGTCCTCAACACCTGGGACACGGTGTCGCAGCGGACCAACACGCTGGCAGTGATCGACGTCTCCGGGTCGATGGCCGAGGCTGCGAGGGGCACCGACGGCACGCGCCTGGACGTGGCCACGGCGGCCGCCGCCGAGGCAGTGAAGCTGGCGGTCGACGACAGCGGGTTCGGGCTGTGGGAGTTCTCGACCGATCTCGCCCGCGAGCACCACCGGGAACTCGTCGCGATGGGTCCGTTGGGTGAGAACGTCGGTACGGTCACCCGCCGGCAGGCGGTCGAGGACGCGCTGGCGGCCATGCAGCCGCGTCACGACACCGCACTGTACGAGACAGTGCTCGCCGCGTACCGCGAGGCCAAGCGCCACTTTGACCCGGAACGCGTCAACGACATCGTGCTGCTGACCGACGGCAGGCAAGACAACCCCGACGGCACCCTCGGACTCGAGCGCACCCTCAGTCAGCTGCGCAAGCTGGCCGACAGTGAACGCCCCGTTGGGCTCATCGCGATCGGCTACGGCGGCCAGGCAGACCTCAACGCGCTGGAGCGGATGACCAAGGCGGTCGGCGGTCAGGCCTACGGCGCCGTGCGGGCCACCGACGTCCGCGAGATCATCCTGCAGACGTTGACGGGCTGAACGGCGCGGCGCGGTCCGCGCCGGCCGTCACTCCGGCGTCCGGACGATGATCTCGTCCAGGTCGACCGGTTCGTCGAGGAACTCGAACTCGACCATGAGGTCGACGATCCGCTGGATCTCGTCGCGGTCGATGCGTGCCGCGAACTGCGGCTGAGTGACCGTGGCGGCCGCCTCGGCGTCGAGGTCCGAGTAGGTCGGCAGCACGTCGACGACCCGCTCGGGATCGTTCGCGGCGATGTCGGTCGCGGCGATCAGGGCGCGCTGGAAGGCCGCGATCGTGTTGGGGAAGTTCGTCGCGAAATTGCCGGTCGCGTAATAGCCGGCGACCGGCAGCGCCTCGGTCTCCCCGACGTAGGGGTCGGTCACGACCACGGCGTCCAGCGACGACTGGGCGATCGTGTCGAACGGCTCGACGGCGAAGATCGCGTCGAGCTCCCCACGCTCCAAGGATGGCACCATCTCCGGGAACGGGATCTCTACCGCCTCGACCGTGCTGTAGGCGGCGCCGGCGCTCTCGACCACCGATCGGGTGGTCAGCTCCGCGACGTTGGCGAACGTGTTGAGGCCCACCCGCTTGCCCTCGAGCCCGGCGACATCGCCCTCCAGGCCCGATCCGGGCAGGGCCACGATGTTGCTGAACCCCGGTGCGGCGCGGTTGCCCTCGGCGATGATCCGCAGGTCCAGGCCATTGGCGACGCCGGTCATGGTGGAGGGGTAGGCGCCGAACGTCAGGTCGAGCTCGCCAGCGACCATGGCAGGGATCGCGGCCGCACCGCCCTGCACCGCCTGGATGTCGATCGTCAGCCCCTCGCGCTCGAACAGCCCCTCCTCGATCCCGATGTAGATCGGCGCGACGTCGATCAGCGGCAGCAGTCCGATCGTGAGCTCGGTCTTCTCCGGCGCGGCCTGCGACGCACCATTCCCGCCGTCCTCGTCCGACGCGGACGTGACCGAGCGGACGCTGCTGCGCTCCTGTGCGGCCGGCTCGGCCCGGCTGCACCCGGAGACCCCGACGAGTGCCAGCACGACCAGCACGACGACTCCGCCCGGCATGCGCAACGCGGCCATCGCCGCCCCCTTGCCACAACCCAGTAGGCACCCGGCACGACCTCGCGGAGGCACTCCATGACGGTCGATCGTCTCGCTGGTGCACGATGTCCGGACGCCGGCCACCACAGGCACACGTCCGGTGCATGACCGGCGCCGCCCCGCCAGCAACGCCCCTGCCGGGACGGCACGCAGACTAGAGGACGCACACAGTCCGAACGGACAGGTGCCCGCATCCACCCCCTTGATAGCGTCGCGGCGCGGTGAGTGCCGCGTTGCATGAGGAGGACGCCATGGGGCCTCGGAGACGTAGGACGGCGATCGGGGCGACGGTGGTGGCGCTCAGTTTGCTGCTTGCCGGCGGCGTCGTGGCGGCGACGCAGTCCGGTGACGAGGCCGCGCTGCAACCCACCCGCCAGCCGGCCGACCGGGCGATCGAAACCCGCGTCAACGATCTGCTGTCTCAGATGACGCTCGAGGAGAAGCTGGAGCAGATCCAGCTGCTGCCGGACTTCAGGGTCACCGATGACGAGGTGAGGAGGGGCCTCGGCTCGATCCTGAGCCTCACGGATCCGGCGCAGATCAGGCACTTCCAGCGCATCGCGGTGGAAGAGTCGCGGCTGGGGATCCCGCTGCTGTTCGCGTTCGACACGATCCACGGCTTCCGGACCGTCTTCCCGATCCCGCTGGGAACCGGCGCGAGCTTCGATCCGAGCGTTGCATCCGACGACGCGAGCTTCGGGGCGCGTGAGTCGACCGCGGTCGGGCTCAAGCAGACCTACGCCCCGATGGTCGACGTCTCGCACGAGCCGCGCTGGGGGCGGATCGCCGAGGCGGCCGGCGAGGACCCCTATCTCAACTCCGTGATGGCCGCCGCGCGCGTCAAGGGCACGCAGGGCCCGGACTACAGCGCGCGTGACAGGCTCATCGCCAGCCCGAAGCACTTAGCGGCGTACGGGGAACCGGAGGCCGGGCGTGACTACGCCACCACGGACATGTCCGAGCAGCGGCTGCGCAACTTCTACCTACCGCCGTTCAAGGCGGCGGTCGACGCCGGCGCCGACACGGCGATGTGCTCGTTCAACGCGCTCAACGGCGTGCCGGCCTGCGGCAATGACTACCTGATGAACGACATCCTCAAGGGCGAGTGGCGCTTCGACGGCTTCGTCGAGAGCGACTGGACGGCCGTCGCCGAGTTGCGCGCGTGCCCGCCGAAGAACCCCGACGAAGCGGAGTGCGGCCACGGCGTCGCCGTCGACGGCCCTGACGCGGCGGCGCTCGCGCTCAACTCGGGCGTCGACTCGGAGATGACCAGCACGCTGATCCGGGACTTCGGGGCGCAGCTGCTGTCCGAGCGTCGGATCTCGATGCGGCGGATTGACGACGCGGTGCGCAGGATCCTGCGCGTGAAGTTCCGCGCCGGGCTGTTCGAGAACCCGTACGCGCCGTTCGAGCCCGAAGAGGCCGACGCGCAGATGCTGCTGCCCGACGCCGTCGCGGCGGCCCGCAAGGCCGCCGGCAGGTCGATGGTGCTGCTCCAGAACGAGGGCGGGATCCTGCCGCTCGACCCGGCCAAGTCCACGGCCGTGATCGGGCCGCTCGCCAAGAACCAGCACGACATGCTGGGCCCGTGGTGGGGGCGCGGCGACGACGGGGACGTCGTGACCGTCTTCGACGGCATCAACGAGCAGAGCCCGGGCGCGACCTACGCGGAGGGCTGCGAGCTCTCCAACACCGAGGTGCCGCACACGGATCCGGAGGGCTGCGGCTCGGACGCCGGATTCGCTGAGGCGGTCTCCGTCGCGAACGCGGCCGACCAGGTGGTGCTCGCCCTGGGCGAGACGCGCGAGATGAGCGGCGAGGCGAATTCGCGCAGCACTCTGGATCTGCCGGGCCGGCAGGAGGAGCTGATCCGGGCGATCAAGGCGACCGGCAAGCCGGTCGCGGTGGTGCTGTTCAGCGGCCGCCCGCTGGCGCTGGAGAACATCGTCGAGGACGCCCCGGCGATCCTCGAGGCGTGGTTCCCCGGCGTGCAGGCGGGGCCCGCTGTCGCCGACGTCGTGTTCGGGAAGGTCAACCCGGGCGGCAAGCTGCCGGCGTCGTTCCCGTATCGGGTCGGCCAGGTGCCGATCTACTACAACCACGAGCCCGCCGGGCGCCCGTGCAACAAGGACGTGAAGTGGAACTCGCAGCACCGCGATATCCCGAGTTGCGACCCACTGTTCGTGTTCGGCCACGGCCTGAGCTACACGACGTTCGACGTCACGAACCTGCGGCTGAGCTCGTCGAGCGTCTCGCGCAACGGCAGCCTGACCGCGTCGGTCGACGTCGCGAACACCGGCGGCCGAGAGGGCGACGAGGTCGTGCAGGTCTACATCCACGACCCGGTCGCGAGCATCTCGCAGCCGGTCCGCCGCCTGCGCGGCTTCGAGCGCGTGACGCTCGAGCCGGGCCAGACGCGGACGGTGACGTTCACGCTCGACCGCAGCGACTTCGGCTTCTACGACAACCGCGGGAAGTTCGTCGTGGAGCGCGGCACGATCGACGTCTACGCCGGCAACAGCTCCAAGGCCGAGCTCAAGCAGTCGTTCACGGTGAGATGATGACGCCTCCACAGCTCCTTGGAGGTCTCGCGCCAACCCCGGCGAGGTGAGAGAAACGGGTTCGGGGGCGCGACGCGGTCGAACCCGGCCCGAGTGCTCCTGCGGCCCGAGCCAGTCCGATGACGCACGCATGTGCAGTGGCTGGTGCCGCGAGCCCCGGGCCTACCGACCCCGGAAAGCGGGCGGAGGGGCCTGTCGCGCTCGACGGTTTCGAGCCTCGTCGCCGACCTGCAGGCCGACAGGCTCGTGATCGAGCGCGCCTGGCTGGGGGCCTTCCACGGCGCCCAGGGCGGACGGCCGCCGATGCTGCTCGCGTTCGACGCGTCTGCGGGTGCCGCCGTCGGGATCGCGTTCGGACACGTCGGCGTGCGTGTCGCGGTCTCCGACCTCTCGTCGACGATCGTCGCCGAGGGCGTGGTCGAGCTCGATGTCGACCACGAGGCGACGGAGGGCCTCGACGCGGCGGCCGAGCTCGTTACCGGCGCGTTGGCCGAGGCCGCTGCGCAGCGGCGGCGCGTGATCGGCGCGGGCGTCGCCCTCCCCGCTCCAATCCACCGGGCGACTGGCAGCATCGGCTCCTCGGCGATCCTGCCGGGCTGGGTCGGCGTCACCGCTGCCGAGGAGCTGCGCAACCGGCTCGAGCTGCCGGTTCTGGTCGAGAACGACGCGAACCTCGGCGCCGCTCATCGAGGCGACCACAGAGCAGGTCGCGAGGCGGCCATCGCCGCTTCGGCGCCGGTGGAGCGGCGACGGGGCCGCGGCCGCGGCGATCGTGAACGCCGACCGTCGGGTCCCGCTCGCCCTGCTGATCCCTGGTCGCGGGGCCGGTCATCGCCGGCGTGAGCCTGTTCGGCGGCGGCGGGACGGTGTGGGCGGCGCTGCTCGGCGCGCTCGTGATCGGCTCCATCGCCAACGGCATGGACCTGCGCGGTCGCGAATCGGACGTGAAGTTCCTGATCACCGGCGGGGCCCTGCTGGCGACCGTCTCGCTCGACGCGATCACCGCCAGCCGTGCCGGCCGGTTCACGCCGGTTCCTTCGCACGACGACCTCTGGGCTGCTGCGCGTCGATCGTGCGGCCATGGCGGCGGAGGCGAAGCTGGACGGCAAGTTCCTGCTCCGCACCTCGGATCCGACCATGTCGGCCGAGGACGTGGCGTTCGGGAAAAGCAGCTGCTGGACGTCGAGCGCGGCTGGCGGGACATGAAGTCCACCCTGGAGCTGCGGCCCGGGTTCCACCGCATCGAAGACCGCATCCGCGCGCACGTCATCTTGTGCCGGCTGGCGCTGCTGTGCATCGGCGTCGCCGAGACCAAGACCGGTGACACCTGGCGGACCCTGCATCACGAGCTCGACCGGCTCCACGTCGGCGAGTTCACCGGCAACAGCGGCCGGGTGCTGCATCGCACCGAGCTCACCAGCCGGCAGCTGGCGATCCTGCGCATGCTCGGTGTCGACACGCCACCCCGCTTCCTCGACGTCGACCCCGCCACCGGCTGACCGCACCAGCCGGCGCCTAGGCACACACCCCCATCGGGGGGATCTCGGCGTTCCCGCAGGTCAACCCGCCAAACTCATGCCTACTGCGGGTCGTTGCGCCACGGAGACGAGGAGCCCGAGTGCGACGATAGCCCGAGCAGGCGGTGACGGAGGAGGCATGCATGGGGCTCTCCGGGGCCCGGGCACCCGCCCGGCGAATGCCTCGGTGGGATCGTAGGTACCGCTGTCACGGTTGGTCAACCAGAACCGGCTGACCGTGGTCCGCGAACACGCGCACGACCCGCGTCGCAGGGTGGACGTCTGGATCAGTTGACGCCGGTCGACTGTCGGCGCATCCACGGGTTCGGCGTAGGGTAGGCATGCGCCTGGCCGGCGTGATCGGGGGCGTGCGTGGCGCGCGACCAGGCGGCGAGAGATCGGATGTGCATGGGCATGTGGTCTTGGGTGAGCTGTCTTGGTCAATGACCATGACCGGCCGCGGGTCAAGCGGCTGGCCACCCTGTCGTTGGGGGCCCTGGGCGTCGTGTACGGCGACATCGGCACGAGCCCGCTGTACGCGTTCCGCGAGTCGTTCGCCGAGCGGTCCATCGATCCAGAGCCGGCGAACATCCTCGGCATCCTGTCGCTGATCGTCTGGTCGCTGATCGTGGTCATCTCGATCAAGTACCTGGTCTTCGTGATGAAGGCGGACCATGAGGGCGAGGGCGGCATCCTGGCGCTGACCGCGTTGATCCCGCGCTGGGGCGACTACCACGGCAAGGGGCGCCGTCGCGCGCTGATCCTGGTCGGCATCTTCGGCACCGCCCTGCTGTACGGCGACGGGATGATCACGCCGGCCATTTCGGTGCTGTCGGCCGTCGAGGGGATCTCCGTCGCCACGGACGCCTTCGACCCGCTGATCATCCCGATCGCGGTCGCGATCCTCGTCGGGCTCTTCGCGTTCCAGCGGCGCGGCACCGGCGCGGTCGGCGCCGTGTTCGGCCCGATCATGGTGGTCTGGTTCGCCACGCTGGGTGTCCTCGGGCTGGTGAGCATCATCCGGGACCCGTCGGTCCTCGTCGCGTTGAGCCCGACCTACGCCGTCGAGTTCTTCGTCACGAACGGATTCACCGGCGTCCTCGTCCTCGGATCGGTGTTCCTGGTCGTCACCGGCGGAGAGGCCCTCTACGCCGACATGGGTCACTTCGGTCGCACGCCCATCCAGGCGGCCTGGTTCACGGTGGTCCTCCCCGGGCTGCTGCTCAACTACTTCGGGCAGGGTGCGCTGCTGATCAGCAACCCCGGTGCGGTGGACAACCCCTTCTACCGGCTGGCCCCCGGCTGGGCCACCATCCCGCTGGTGGTGCTGTCCACGGTCGCCACGGTGATCGCGTCACAGGCACTGATCAGCGGCGTGTTCTCGTTGAGCATGCAGGCCGTGCAGATGGGCTACCTGCCGCGTTTGCGCGTGCAGCACACGTCCGAGGAGCAGGAGGGGCAGGTCTACATCCCCGGCATGAACTGGACGCTGATGATCGCGTGCATCGGACTGGTGTTCGGCTTCGGCACCTCGAGCGGGCTGGCGGCGGCGTACGGCGTGGCCGTCACGACCACCATGGTCGTGACGACGATGCTGTTCTACGTGGTGGCTCGCGAGCGGTTCGAGTGGGCCCGCCGACCCACGCTGGCGCTGTGCGGTGCCTTCCTTGTGGTCGACCTGGCGTTCTTCACCGGCAACATCTTCAAGATCCCCGACGGCGGGTGGTTCCCACTGGT
Coding sequences within it:
- a CDS encoding potassium transporter Kup, which encodes MVNDHDRPRVKRLATLSLGALGVVYGDIGTSPLYAFRESFAERSIDPEPANILGILSLIVWSLIVVISIKYLVFVMKADHEGEGGILALTALIPRWGDYHGKGRRRALILVGIFGTALLYGDGMITPAISVLSAVEGISVATDAFDPLIIPIAVAILVGLFAFQRRGTGAVGAVFGPIMVVWFATLGVLGLVSIIRDPSVLVALSPTYAVEFFVTNGFTGVLVLGSVFLVVTGGEALYADMGHFGRTPIQAAWFTVVLPGLLLNYFGQGALLISNPGAVDNPFYRLAPGWATIPLVVLSTVATVIASQALISGVFSLSMQAVQMGYLPRLRVQHTSEEQEGQVYIPGMNWTLMIACIGLVFGFGTSSGLAAAYGVAVTTTMVVTTMLFYVVARERFEWARRPTLALCGAFLVVDLAFFTGNIFKIPDGGWFPLVAGVIVYTLITTWRRGRFIVGGRLRKGLVPVEGFIGKLDPDTPRVPGTAYHLTADPTQIPSSLLVNLRHNNALHEQIVLLHVHVSGLAHVPRAQRAKVERLDKGFSRVTLRYGFRDQIDVPGALAQKVFHRRGFDDDDLTYVVGHEDVYATSRPGMPLWRERLFVVMNRNATNVTQLFKLPLDRVVEIGRPVDI